From the genome of Uranotaenia lowii strain MFRU-FL chromosome 1, ASM2978415v1, whole genome shotgun sequence, one region includes:
- the LOC129739677 gene encoding zinc finger protein 726-like, which translates to MENPEVICRICLSDQSTLQALFGASEIDPATQKLLVSIITDVVQLELREGDGLPESICQQCIDTLLDIWNRLEQLRENNRLLRERIEVKMEPEPLVDDPGGVGKSLGHPSNHAKDEDPIGTNPPFENVELKDYSNEGNVLSTPVECLKIKIDVENSDESSSVETKRRKPKTEKILRKRGRKKKIDTHKRAPVENSKSNKHKCYICRSEPLGSDKALLEHLTNHLDKTPYTCTECKMETIVLKSVRSLNWHLKMHAQPVKCEYCDRRYGDERARDHHVKTFHLGESAPCPSTCEQCGKVCSSLSSLKTHMRDHRLDLKCEFCDKIFHRKYRLREHVAQVHENAGKYKCEICGKVVKSVTSYNLHLKLHTQEKTYECDLCPQKFYSSGNLNVHKKLHSSNTNYKPNKDWSQYYTVHQEPGQNKTYTCKICSKPYSSTVINSHLKLHFKEILCDQCDLKFPNQSQLKKHYVVHTGERQFKCTFCSKDFLHKGNLRQHLKLHRNEQNFACEFCGKLFTYKEGMKSHIRNHHLKESPYECSYCEGKFVDNASLGRHIVAEHEPAPVPAVQLGPPPLKGTVKVGIAVTRE; encoded by the exons TGACCCGGCAACTCAGAAACTGCTGGTATCGATCATCACCGATGTAGTCCAGCTGGAGCTTCGTGAGGGCGACGGACTGCCAGAGTCTATCTGCCAGCAGTGCATAGATACCTTGCTGGACATCTGGAACCGTTTGGAACAGTTGCGGGAAAACAATAGGCTTTTGCGGGAGCGTATAGAAGTCAAGATGGAACCAGAACCGCTGGTAGATGACCCGGGAGGTGTTGGTAAAAG tttagGGCATCCATCAAATCACGCGAAAGATGAAGATCCAATCGGAACTAATCCACCATTCGAGAATGTCGAGTTAAAAGACTACAGCAATGAAGGCAATGTTCTATCAACACCAGTTGAATGTCTTAAAATCAAGATAGATGTTGAAAACTCCGACGAAAGTTCCTCTGTCGAAACTAAACGTAGAAAACCCAAAACGGAAAAAATACTACGAAAACGTGGTCGGAAGAAAAAGATTGACACCCATAAAAGAGCACccgttgaaaattcaaaaagtaacAAACACAAGTGTTACATTTGCCGGAGCGAACCTTTGGGATCGGATAAAGCTTTACTGGAACATCTAACGAATCATTTGGATAAAACTCCATACACCTGCACGGAATGTAAGATGGAAACAATTGTGTTAAAGAGCGTCCGTTCGTTAAACTGGCATTTGAAAATGCACGCACAACCCGTTAAATGTGAATATTGTGACCGTCGTTACGGTGACGAACGAGCTCGGGATCATCACGTTAAAACATTTCACCTGGGTGAAAGTGCTCCTTGCCCGTCCACGTGCGAACAGTGTGGCAAAGTCTGCAGTTCACTTTCGTCTTTGAAAACTCACATGCGTGACCATCGTTTGGATTTGAAATGCGAGTTCTGTGATAAAATCTTTCATCGGAAATATAGACTGAGAGAACACGTAGCTCAAGTTCATGAGAATGCCGGAAAATATAAATGTGAAATTTGTGGAAAAGTCGTAAAGTCTGTTACCAGTTATAATTTACATCTTAAATTGCACACACAGGAGAAAACCTATGAATGTGATCTATGCCCGCAAAAGTTTTATTCGTCCGGAAATCTCAACGTTCATAAGAAACTTCACTCCAGTAACACTAACTATAAGCCCAATAAAGACTGGAGTCAGTACTACACAGTTCATCAGGAGCCTGggcaaaacaaaacttacacTTGTAAGATTTGCAGCAAACCATATTCTAGTACTGTAATCAATAGTCATCTCAAGTTGCATTTCAAGGAAATTCTGTGTGATCAGTGCGATCTCAAATTTCCGAACCAATCGCAATTGAAGAAACATTACGTTGTGCATACCGGTGAACGACAGTTCAAATGTACCTTCTGCAGCAAAGACTTCCTCCATAAAGGTAATCTTCGGCAGCATCTCAAGTTGCATCGGAATGAGCAGAACTTTGCCTGCGAATTTTGTGGGAAACTTTTTACCTACAAAGAAGGTATGAAATCCCATATCCGAAATCACCATCTAAAGGAAAGCCCCTATGAATGTTCGTACTGTGAAGGCAAGTTCGTCGACAACGCTTCCCTAGGGCGACACATTGTTGCGGAACACGAACCAGCCCCAGTGCCGGCGGTGCAGCTGGGTCCTCCACCGCTCAAGGGCACTGTCAAGGTAGGAATAGCGGTTACACGTGAGTAA
- the LOC129739666 gene encoding zinc finger protein 652-like, protein MEKLVLKCLAPGCESKTDNPDIVFFAFPQGAEDPREKTKAWNKALGYRANCKHIPDPKVCQMHFRREEILRDEHGNSQLAESAVPIAVLVVKNKDEPVGEPSYCRLCAKMERYPLKNNLEKLSRCDDTARLLELCLKSSRNHERLPVEVCDACSHMMKFLIKFVRSCTAAQVRLRKIFGGHSSENELAKDDLKTENEEHEIVSEIKKEKVDEEIMEHDPSEFLVVGFDKHENDLNSSLSAGDEARAQISKHIQDEPEQLQVKKEFEDNPADSSDSEVDIPAGGEPFESFSESSESNSESDDDYRPQETIEVKADLETEALANESKQPTDAPPKKKRGRPRKGEVRTPVIKLPKKPRKPYERRNKDSIEEKPASMSKQICHYCGKVLSSAATFNVHMMTHTQQKDIVCPICDKRFYVKQQLKVHMESIHEKKDFVCNVCGLKCRWRKSLRRHMRLHEENPYQHKCTYCDKAFARPNQLRYHVMKHTGDRVYCDICGADYRFNYMLTQHKMRKHGIVFEGVQLYKQSVRRKKSEAGEPSPRRHRVVGMPPLLPTQTNDGSAVTSSEDHHQDHQQQQLHLLHHQTIGNLPPGLVLPDHDRTNQSDLTHVSDLGSPATSASFATIGSPEPPALNNLHHFSSHHQQPPQPQQLLQPVAGQHHSVAAGQSPLEGFNGSGGLSMPPGLLGFSSMSRPQ, encoded by the exons ATGGAAAAACTGGTGCTGAAGTGTCTGGCGCCGGGATGTGAATCCAAAACCGACAATCCGGATATAGTATTTTTCGCGTTTCCCCAGGGAGCTGAGGATCCACGGGAAAAGACAAAGGCGTGGAACAAGGCGCTGGGTTACAGGGCGAACTGTAAGCACATACCGGATCCAAAAGTTTGTCAGATGCATTTTCGCAGAGAGGAAATTTTACGAGATGAGCACGGAAATTCACAACTAGCGGAATCTGCCGTACCAATCGCTGTTCTAGTGGTTAAAAACAAAGACGAACCAGTTGGCGAACCGAGCTATTGTAGGCTGTGTGCCAAAATGGAAAGATATCCACTCAAGAATAATCTGGAGAAGTTGAGCCGTTGCGACGATACTGCGAGGTTATTAGAACTGTGTTTGAAATCTAGCAGGAACCATGAAAGGCTTCCGGTAGAGGTTTGCGATGCCTGTTCGCATATGATGAAATTTCTTATCAAGTTTGTGCGCAGTTGTACTGCAGCCCAGGTAAGGTTACGAAAGATTTTCGGTGGACACAGTTCAGAAAACGAACTAGCAAAAGATGATTTGAAGACTGAAAATGAGGAACATGAAATTGTCAGcgaaatcaaaaaagaaaaggtTGATGAAGAAATTATGGAACATGATCCTTCTGAATTCCTGGTAGTTGGTTTTGATAAACacgaaaatgatttgaattccaGCCTTAGTGCTGGGGACGAAGCTCGAGCACAGATATCTAAACATATTCAAGACGAACCAGAGCAACTACAAGTTAAAAAAGAGTTCGAAGACAACCCAGCTGATTCCAGTGACTCTGAGGTTGATATACCCGCCGGAGGTGAGCCATTTGAAAGCTTTTCTGAATCCTCGGAAAGTAATTCCGAATCAGATGATGACTATAGACCCCAGGAAACTATTGAAGTAAAAGCTGACTTAGAAACCGAAGCTTTGGCGAATGAAAGCAAACAGCCAACAGATGCTCCTCCCAAGAAAAAACGAGGTCGTCCTCGTAAAGGAGAAGTTAGAACGCCAGTGATAAAACTCCCTAAGAAACCTCGAAAACCATACGAAAGACGAAACAAAGATTCCATCGAAGAAAAACCAGCCTCGATGAGCAAACAAATTTGCCATTACTGCGGTAAGGTGCTGTCGAGTGCGGCCACCTTCAACGTACACATGATGACTCACACTCAACAGAAGGACATTGTGTGTCCGATCTGCGACAAGCGGTTCTATGTCAAGCAGCAGCTCAAGGTACATATGGAATCGATCCACGAAAAAAAGGACTTTGTGTGTAACGTTTGCGGACTTAAATGTCGCTGGAGAAAAAGCTTGCGGCGTCATATGCGCTTGCACGAGGAAAATCCGTATCAGCATAAGTGCACCTATTGCGATAAGGCCTTTGCTCGACCGAATCAGTTGCGGTATCACGTGATGAAGCATACTGGCGATAGGGTGTATTGCGATATCTGCGGGGCAGATTACAG GTTTAATTACATGCTAACGCAACACAAAATGCGCAAACACGGCATTGTCTTCGAGGGTGTTCAGTTGTACAAACAGAGCGTTCGTAGGAAGAAATCTGAGGCTGGAGAGCCAAGCCCTCGAAGGCACAGAGTCGTTGGAATGCCACCGTTGCTACCGACACAAACAAACGATGGATCTGCTGTGACTAGTAGCGAAGATCATCATCAAGaccatcaacaacaacagctaCATTTGCTGCATCATCAAACGATTGGAAATTTACCCCCAGGATTGGTTTTGCCCGATCATGACCGTACTAATCAAAGTGATCTGACACACGTATCAGATCTGGGAAGCCCAGCAACATCAGCATCTTTCGCCACGATCGGATCACCAGAACCACCAGCTCTGAATaatcttcatcatttttccAGTCACCATCAGCAACCTCCCCAGCCCCAACAGCTGTTGCAACCAGTGGCGGGACAACACCATTCGGTGGCTGCGGGACAGAGCCCGCTAGAAGGATTTAACGGTTCGGGAGGACTGTCCATGCCACCGGGGTTGCTCGGATTCTCGTCAATGAGCAGGCCGCAAtag
- the LOC129739691 gene encoding low molecular weight phosphotyrosine protein phosphatase 1-like: MAEKKKALFICLGNICRSPIAEAVFLKTINDAGISANWEVDSAAIGGWHVGNQPDHRALSTMKKHNLPYDNRARQLGTKDFEHYDYIFGMDKENMTDLKQMAPYKSKAKLLLLGDYDTEAPGKIIRDPYYDQGSDGFEQCYVQCVRCCKGFLEKVEKGEI; the protein is encoded by the exons aTGGCAGAGAAAAAGAAGGCTCTATTCATCTGCCTag GTAACATTTGCCGCTCCCCGATAGCAGAAGCCGTATTCCTGAAAACGATAAACGATGCCGGCATATCTGCCAACTGGGAAGTGGACAGTGCAGCTATTGGTGGTTGGCACGTAGGCAATCAACCAGACCATAGAGCCTTGTCGACAATGAAGAAGCACAATCTGCCGTATGATAACCGGGCAAGGCAATTAGGGACAAAAGACTTTGAACACTACGATTACATATTCGGCATGGATAAGGAAAATATGACCGACCTGAAGCAAATGGCTCCCTATAAATCCAAAGCAAAACTGCTGCTACTGGGAGACTACGACACGGAGGCCCCGGGAAAAATCATTCGTGATCCGTACTACGACCAGGGATCCGATGGCTTCGAGCAATGCTACGTGCAGTGTGTGCGCTGTTGCAAGGGTTTCCTCGAGAAAGTTGAAAAAGGTGAAATTTAA
- the LOC129738209 gene encoding zinc finger protein Xfin-like produces the protein MSSKTNRKFSSQIGKAVCFLKGCELHDTPHPLRIYFNMNFGDLPHWWRSATGKNPPEDARICELHFEERFIDRARKIPRLLVGTIPTLNLPSLEETSGDFDQNDMVEVIDDLNQYICRFCATKYESPLETTLNELIDTMQEVVNSCLGKYVSHTILPEKICEECVTKITIFDSFIKQCAESQQQLLADEESFTMNEKENTESLKEHGYSTIVTDQEEVVYSCSECSETFPNLGNYYSHVRSHTEESDRAHDCEICGQNFETVEMLSSHLVTSHGGQTIAVGTTITATVVDETLRKQSPQTSHCRWKVKRQHPVASPDKILNATVLKCTQCSEKFPSPEKLKQHLAKHQDTKERFDCNFCGRIFKYKSHLQLHSKRAHKYDSIALKPGREREGASVRRPIMTKQCCVPGCEATSLDFATFLFGFPEAKDQQRQWLEVLGCAYEPTDDKNFVCWSHFQDGDIQRDNSGGVSFSRKNTAVPCRFLGPAGVATSRKELNQQVRCRLCAKVLEKQMLGNDLNEMNRSQDSKYLMEMLTVDGTGIFSTVACDECFGFVQLMMRFIRNCRKATEQLNKLKERCLSVSDDGMKTEIKEEFEEYGAISVEPVIKVEDNVLTSDVESDRDDEILPDNDSDDEDDDDIPLARQFENRQKTVETDYKCKHCSFVCKSEIQLNHHTKRHSTSKNILTCTECSYTCDTVRQLGSHLKKHKSEKKNTLASKKGNHEQQQDNQGKGNDAKEEVTDTKLNCPECPYVCKKANQLASHKKKHLNRKKSKESESKKGYTMVDNLFQCEFCEFTCENSRQMAGHRASHSDKIKSSKPSGKERDHMCSICGKILSTRGSFFVHMKYHNDQKDFCCKICDKKFYTKREMTMHMDSVHEKKIFKCEICGVECRWQNALYKHMRKHDQNSFKHECGYCGKRFIAPNELRLHVWRHTGQQVTCDICGAGYRFNFLLTQHKIRVHGIQVEGVKLYKRFQKEKSSGSAKSPKGKSKGSTASFCVESTAEQNHHQQGEASNSSYSSTEQSGSGVSVDYPHNLTLHSQQLNIANSQQQQLGSLPIVASSIPLSFNQLSGAPASQQLPPADLTVAPTNLFAQVEHY, from the exons ATGTCTTCTAAAACAAACAGAAAGTTTTCG AGTCAAATTGGGAAAGCCGTATGCTTTCTCAAAGGATGCGAACTCCATGATACACCGCATCCGCTTcgaatttatttcaatatgaatttCGGTGACCTACCGCACTGGTGGCGTAGTGCTACTGGGAAGAATCCTCCAGAAGATGCCAGGATCTGCGAATTACATTTCGAGGAACGATTCATCGATCGAGCTCGCAAGATTCCTCGATTGCTGGTTGGTACCATTCCCACTCTTAATCTACCGAGCTTAGAGGAAACTTCGGGAGATTTTGATCAGAACGACATGGTGGAAGTCATTGATGATCTCAATCAATATATTTGTCGGTTTTGTGCGACAAAATATGAAAGTCCCTTAGAAACTACTTTGAATGAGCTAATCGACACGATGCAAGAGGTCGTTAATAGCTGTTTAGGCAAATACGTATCACACACAATACTTCCAGAGAAAATTTGCGAAGAATGTGTgacgaaaataaccatattcgatAGCTTTATCAAACAATGTGCGGAATCTCAACAGCAGCTTCTGGCAGATGAGGAATCTTTTACGATGAATGAGAAAGAAAATACGGAATCTCTAAAGGAACACGGTTATAGTACAATTGTGACCGATCAGGAAGAAGTGGTTTACTCTTGTTCCGAATGCAGCGAAACTTTTCCTAATCTCGGTAACTATTACAGTCACGTGAGAAGCCATACCGAAGAATCAGATCGAGCTCATGATTGCGAAATTTGCggacaaaactttgaaacgGTTGAAATGCTTAGCTCTCATCTTGTGACCTCCCATGGCGGGCAAACGATTGCTGTGGGTACTACTATCACTGCTACTGTGGTAGACGAAACCTTGCGGAAACAGAGTCCTCAGACAAGTCATTGTCGCTGGAAAGTAAAACGACAGCACCCAGTAGCAAGTccggataaaattttgaacgcaACCGTACTCAAATGTACCCAATGCAGTGAAAAGTTTCCTTCGCCAGAAAAACTCAAACAACACTTGGCAAAACATCAGGACACCAAAGAAAGATTCGATTGTAATTTTTGCGGGCGAATATTCAA ATACAAGTCCCATCTGCAGTTACATAGTAAACGTGCGCACAAGTACGATTCTATTGCCCTGAAGCCTGGGAGA gaaAGAGAAGGAGCAAGCGTCAGGAGGCCGATCATGACCAAGCAATGCTGCGTTCCTGGCTGTGAGGCCACCAGCTTAGATTTCGCTACCTTTCTGTTTGGCTTTCCTGAGGCCAAGGACCAGCAACGACAGTGGTTGGAGGTGCTGGGATGTGCTTATGAACCCACGGACGACAAGAACTTTGTATGTTGGAGTCACTTTCAGGATGGTGACATTCAGCGAGACAATAGCGGTGGAGTCAGCTTCAGCAGGAAAAACACTGCGGTGCCTTGCCGTTTTCTGGGACCCGCGGGCGTTGCAACATCGAGGAAAGAATTGAATCAACAAGTTCGCTGCAGATTATGTGCGAAGGTACTGGAAAAACAGATGTTGGGAAACGATTTGAACGAAATGAACCGATCACAGGATTCCAAATATTTGATGGAGATGTTGACGGTGGATGGCACTGGAATATTTTCGACAGTTGCATGTGATGAATGTTTCGGATTTGTGCAGCTTATGATGCGGTTCATTAGGAATTGTCGGAAAGCTACCGAACAGTTAAATAAACTAAAAGAGCGATGTCTATCCGTTTCTGACGACGGTATGAAGACGGAGATTAAAGAGGAATTTGAAGAATATGGAGCAATCAGCGTGGAACCGGTAATCAAAGTGGAAGACAATGTTCTGACAAGCGATGTAGAAAGCGACAGAGATGACGAAATTCTGCCTGACAACGATAGTGATGATGAGGACGACGACGACATTCCTTTGGCACGGCAGTTCGAAAATCGTCAGAAAACCGTTGAAACTGACTACAAATGCAAGCATTGTTCTTTCGTTTGTAAGTCCGAAATACAACTCAACCATCACACCAAACGACATTCAACATCTAAGAACATTTTAACATGCACAGAGTGTTCCTATACCTGTGATACGGTTAGGCAGTTAGGAAGTCACTTAAAAAAGCACAAATCTGAAAAGAAAAACACTCTTGCATCGAAAAAAGGTAATCATGAACAGCAACAAGATAATCAAGGCAAAGGAAATGACGCGAAAGAAGAAGTTACCGATACTAAATTGAATTGCCCGGAATGTCCTTATGTTTGTAAGAAAGCCAATCAACTTGCAAGTCACAAGAAGAAACatcttaatagaaaaaaatcgaaggAATCTGAATCCAAGAAAGGCTACACCATGGTTGATAACTTGTTTCAGtgtgaattctgtgaatttACTTGCGAAAATAGTCGTCAAATGGCCGGTCATAGAGCGTCACATTCGGACAAGATTAAAAGCTCTAAACCCTCGGGCAAAGAGCGGGACCATATGTGCTCGATTTGTGGTAAAATCCTGTCTACGAGAGGTTCGTTTTTTGTGCATATGAAGTACCACAATGATCAGAAAGATTTTTGCTGCAAAATATGTGACAAAAAGTTTTACACCAAACGTGAGATGACGATGCACATGGATTCGGTCcatgagaagaaaatttttaaatgcgaAATTTGTGGAGTAGAGTGCCGGTGGCAAAATGCGTTGTATAAACACATGCGAAAGCATGATCAAAATTCGTTTAAACACGAATGCGGTTATTGCGGGAAGCGATTTATAGCGCCAAACGAGCTGCGGCTACATGTGTGGCGCCACACCGGCCAACAAGTCACGTGTGATATTTGTGGTGCAGGTTACAG GTTCAACTTTCTGCTGACTCAGCATAAAATTCGAGTTCATGGAATACAGGTGGAAGGAGTTAAATTGTACAAGCGTTTCCAGAAAGAAAAGTCCAGCGGCAGCGCGAAATCTCCTAAAGGGAAATCTAAAGGCTCTACTGCATCTTTTTGTGTTGAATCGACAGCAGAGCAAAATCATCATCAGCAAGGAGAAGCCTCGAATTCATCATACTCGTCGACGGAGCAGAGTGGCTCTGGTGTGTCAGTTGATTATCCACATAATCTAACTTTACACAGTCAGCAGCTTAATATAGCAAATTCCCAGCAGCAACAGCTAGGCTCACTTCCAATTGTTGCCTCCAGTATTCCGTTATCGTTCAATCAACTCAGTGGAGCTCCTGCTAGTCAGCAGTTACCACCTGCAGATCTCACAGTTGCACCGACGAATCTCTTCGCCCAAGTAGAACATTACTAA
- the LOC129739681 gene encoding GDNF-inducible zinc finger protein 1-like, with translation MDMSDLCRLCAKKEPDLQDIIIDGQRTALVDQIIELLKLEYSENDGLPQKVCLVCYRSMVNIQQIINAFRSNDHLLRQQLQEQDIKPDISNDDSSDHDMLTVKTELLLDESDPLQNYELEYEEWLDEGNSSEYILPLSNSEYRTQLEPVDEVYVEKRNQKEAAVPKKRGRKRRRRKEDNSNPWFRKKYKCYICKMHSFDTDKQLLDHLNSHRHLLPQICKLCVTETIELKQIRSLNLHMRMHTQPIKCDLCDRRYTSETGRECHMQLAHQTEGTFVCKTCGKECASFGALRYHMQYHTGTHRCDLCSKTFIQRYSLQRHINRVHEGGNNLECSICRKVLKTIDAYELHMQKMHIRHRNRV, from the exons ATGGACATGAGCGATCTGTGCCGGCTTTGTGCTAAAAAAGAACCGGATCTCCAGGACATTATCATCGACGGGCAGAGAACGGCTCTCGTTGATCAGATTATTGAGCTATTAAAATTAGAG TATTCGGAAAACGATGGTCTCCCTCAAAAAGTCTGCCTGGTATGCTACAGAAGCATGGTCAATATCCAGCAAATCATCAACGCGTTTCGGAGCAATGATCATTTGCTCCGACAACAGCTTCAAGAACAAGACATCAAACCGGATATTTCAAACGACGACTCATCTGATCATGATATGTTAACAGT GAAAACGGAACTATTACTTGATGAGTCCGATCCCTTACAAAACTATGAGCTTGAATACGAGGAATGGCTGGATGAAGGAAACAGTTCGGAATATATTCTTCCTTTATCCAACTCCGAATATCGGACACAGCTTGAACCAGTGGATGAAgtatatgtagaaaaaaggaacCAGAAGGAAGCAGCAGTACCAAAGAAAAGAGGACGAAAAAGACGACGTCGTAAAGAAGACAATAGCAATCCTTGGTTcaggaaaaaatacaaatgctATATTTGTAAAATGCATTCTTTCGATACAGATAAACAATTGTTAGATCACCTTAATTCCCACAGGCATCTATTGCCGCAAATCTGCAAGCTATGCGTCACTGAAACAATTGAACTGAAGCAAATTCGTTCGCTGAATTTGCACATGAGAATGCATACACAACCAATAAAATGTGATCTTTGCGATCGACGGTACACTTCGGAAACAGGACGCGAATGCCACATGCAGCTTGCCCATCAAACAGAGGGCACCTTTGTCTGTAAAACCTGTGGTAAAGAGTGTGCCTCCTTCGGTGCGCTTCGATACCATATGCAATACCACACAGGAACACACCGATGCGATTTATGCTCAAAAACATTTATACAACGGTACAGTCTGCAGCGTCACATCAATCGAGTTCACGAAGGCGGCAATAATCTTGAATGTTCAATCTGTAGGAAAGTGTTGAAAACCATAGACGCTTACGAATTGCATATGCAAAAGATGCACATACGTCACCGAAATCGTGTGTGA
- the LOC129739661 gene encoding zinc finger protein 37-like: MPKLKGDPVRMCRMCLTTSCKLRMLFTIFRNHNLVFIVRDYARLEINEQDKLPKMICKSCAVKLIRLREIISLFTESDRKLREKLDSGNDLPEVLDELKQNRKRPYNRRRRTSDDTDEDDDEDEADGADSVEDDKNRVDSQREKFSDGKTEATKIESDMDIGFEFNEIKQESDSEEDNLPLQILQRSSKTPLDVSILEDGCKQEENVPSSNIDEPSSMCITKLEQSDQESDNRLDINGASSDDSHLKKKEPSVGKKLKNLVVKARPKRIQRKRKLRIKPKDDSEDNDDDGDDEDIDKTFNPGNATEESEEDSLLVELKHDSDKEAPSKRKRGRKKGSIIGKPSKRKKKSSKPNEPEDSSKTLPTLHDFKCYICNSESLGSHKAMIEHLTTNHMDRIPHTCTLCVMETIVLTRVRTLNTHLKMHAQPVKCDYCDRRYSNAAGKYYHTQTFHLGGGAPCQVTCEVCDKVCNSEQSLKTHMRYHTRRLKCSQCDMVFNHSNKLRYHERIHRENSGHECIICKKVLRSIESYDVHLKKHNQERSYGCHLCSKKFNTSSNLILHLRVHAKNEGYRPAKSWIEHYTVLNRNPMHFKCNHCDRYETDKVNNMISHLQAHFKEYECDHCHHKFATAKQLRAHVTTHTGEKPEKCSYCDKVFATKNNLRIHLRATHPEWVPQRSKSSAKVSTVAMPTVSVRRSPGTGSPVSDMFSNSGNPRAVGTGFAFMNLPQQPTMASGQQQSALVPQTNAHQQLAQELNVLRG; this comes from the exons ATGCCGAAGTTAAAAGGCGATCCTGTTCGCATGTGTCGGATGTGTTTGACCACGTCGTGTAAATTGCGGATGCTATTCACCATATTTCGCAACCACAACCTAGTGTTTATAGTCCGGGACTACGCAAGGCTCGAG ATAAATGAGCAGGATAAACTCCCAAAAATGATCTGCAAATCGTGCGCTGTTAAGCTTATTCGTTTGCGGGAGATAATATCCTTATTTACTGAGAGCGATCGAAAATTGCGTGAAAAGCTTGACTCTGGTAATGACTTACCAGAGGTACTTGACGAGTTAAAACAGAATCGGAAGAGACCCTACAATAGAAGGCGTCGCACCTCGGATGATACAGATGAGGACGACGATGAAGATGAAGCAGATGGGGCAGATAGCGTCGAAGATGATAAGAATCGGGTTGATTCTCAGAGAGAAAAATTCTCGGATGGTAAAACCGAAGCCACGAAAATAGAATCAGATATGGATATAGG atTCGAATTCAATGAAATAAAGCAAGAAAGCGACAGCGAAGAAGACAATCTGCCATTACAAATCCTTCAGAGATCTAGCAAGACTCCACTGGACGTTTCCATTCTCGAAGATGGTTGCAAACAAGAAGAGAACGTCCCTTCTTCGAACATCGATGAACCATCTTCAATGTGCATTACGAAACTTGAGCAGTCCGACCAAGAATCCGATAATAGGCTCGACATTAATGGAGCTTCTTCCGATGAttcacatttaaaaaagaaagaacCTTCCGttggtaaaaaattgaaaaatcttgtcGTCAAAGCAAGGCCCAAGCGAATTCAACGGAAACGTAAACTCCGTATCAAACCTAAAGATGATTCTGAAGAcaacgatgatgatggtgatgatgaagaCATAGATAAAACATTCAATCCGGGGAATGCAACCGAAGAATCTGAAGAAGATTCTCTTTTAGTTGAGCTAAAACATGATTCAGACAAAGAGGCTCCATCCAAACGCAAAAGAGGGCGCAAAAAAGGTTCCATCATTGGTAAACCAagtaaaaggaaaaagaaatccAGTAAACCAAATGAACCAGAAGACAGTAGTAAAACTTTACCAACCCTGCACGATTTTAAGTGTTATATTTGCAACAGCGAATCATTGGGTTCGCACAAAGCAATGATTGAACATCTTACTACGAATCACATGGATCGAATCCCTCACACGTGTACCCTTTGTGTCATGGAAACGATCGTTCTTACCAGGGTTCGAACACTGAACACGCATCTTAAGATGCATGCCCAACCGGTTAAATGTGATTATTGTGATAGAAGATACAGTAACGCAGCTGGAAAGTACTATCACACACAGACATTCCATCTGGGTGGCGGAGCGCCATGTCAGGTAACATGTGAAGTTTGCGATAAAGTTTGTAACTCAGAACAATCTCTCAAAACTCACATGCGCTATCATACGCGCAGGCTTAAATGTTCTCAATGTGATATGGTATTTAATCATTCGAACAAATTACGTTATCACGAGCGAATCCACAGAGAAAACAGTGGTCATGAGTGTATTATATGTAAGAAG GTCCTTCGATCAATTGAATCATACGATGTTCATTTGAAAAAGCACAACCAAGAACGTAGCTATGGGTGTCATTTGTGTTCGAAAAAGTTTAATACTTCCAGTAATCTCATTCTTCATCTGAGG GTGCACGCCAAGAATGAAGGCTATCGACCGGCCAAGTCCTGGATCGAACATTACACCGTACTGAACCGAAATCCGATGCATTTTAAGTGTAATCATTGCGACCGATATGAAACGGACAAAGTGAACAACATGATCTCGCATCTGCAAGCTCACTTCAAGGAGTACGAATGTGATCACTGTCATCACAAGTTTGCCACAGCCAAGCAGCTTAGAGCCCACGTTACTACCCATACTGGCGAGAAACCCGAGAAGTGTAGTTACTGTGATAAGGTGTTTGCCACCAAGAACAACCTTCGGATCCACTTGAGAGCTACCCACCCAGAATGGGTACCTCAAAGGTCAAAGAGTTCAGCCAAAGTTTCCACTGTGGCAATGCCAACCGTTAGTGTGAGAAGGTCGCCCGGAACGGGCAGCCCAGTTTCCGATATGTTCAGCAATAGTGGTAATCCAAGAGCAGTCGGCACCGGTTTCGCATTCATGAACCTTCCTCAACAGCCGACGATGGCCAGCGGTCAACAACAGTCAGCACTGGTTCCCCAAACGAACGCTCATCAGCAACTTGCCCAAGAGTTGAACGTTCTTCGCGGTTAA